The genomic region ACCGTATCTGGCGGTTTCGGCTAGAGCAGTTGCCGCAGCCAGCAGCCCCTGCCACGACCCAGGTGCAGGAACCGGAAGCCCCATATGCCCTGCCCCGGCGGCGCCAGACACTGGTGCAGCAGCTTGTGCGTGACACAGGCGTGATGCACGCCATAAAGCAGCTCTATGATTTTCGGTGCCAGGTGTGCAGTACGCGGCTGCCCGTGCCCGGCGGCGCCTATTCCGAAGCCGCCCACATCCGGCCGCTGGGTGGGACACACCACGGCCCCGACAAAGTCAGCAACCTGCTCTGTCTTTGCCCCAACCACCATGTCACCTTCGACCGGGGCGCCTGGGCCATTCAGGACGATTTTCGCCTGCTAGGCCAGCCTGGGCAGCTGACGGTAGCACCCAGTCATCATCCTCATCCGGAGCACTTGCTCTACCACCGGCGGCGCATCTATCAGCCCCTGCCGCCGGCTTCGCTTTTTGCCTGATTGCCGCATGAATTCCGAAGACTTTTTCCGCTACGCCGACCAGCACACCACACCTGAGCCGCCGCTCTTGGCGCGCCTCAACCGCGAAACCCACGTGCAGACGCTGATGCCGCGCATGCTGAGTGGGCACGCGCAGGGCCGGCTGCTGAGCATGATCAGCCACATGGTGCGGCCGCGGCGGGTACTGGAACTGGGTACTTTCACGGGCTACGCGGCCCTGTGCCTGGCCGAAGGGCTGGCGCCTGATGGCGCGCTGCACACCGTGGAGTTCAACCCCGAGCTGGAAAGCCGCATCCGGCGCTACGTGGCCGAGGCCGGCCTTACTGAGCGCCTGCACCTGCACATCGGGCGGGCCGCCGACGTGGTGCCGACGCTGGCCGAAACCTGGGATTTGGTGTTCATCGACGCCGACAAAATCAACAACGACGCTTACTACGAGCTGGTGCTGCCGCAGGTGCGGCCAGGCGGGTTCCTGCTCATCGACAACGTGCTGTGGGGAGGCAAGGTGGTGGACTCCTACGTGGTGAAGCCCTCCGACAAGGACACCCACGCCGTGCGGGCCTTCAACGACAAGGTGCAGGCCGATGAGCGGGTGGAAAACGTGTTTCTGCCCCTGCGCGACGGCCTGCTGCTCGTGCGGAAACGGTAGCAGGCGGCGGGCTTTTTTCGGCGAAGAGTAAACGCGGCAGGCGCATTTGCGTCTATTGCTCCTGGTGACGTATCTCTCCGCCGACTTTTCGCTAATGCTCAGACACTTTCTTGCCGTTATAGTACTGCTGACCGCCACGCTGGCGGCACACGCCCAATCCTCACTCAGTGGCCGTATTGTAGATGGCACCGACCAGGCGCCACTAATTGGGGCCAATGTATTGGTGCGGGGCCTGTCGGCCGACTCGGTGAAGAATGGGGCAGCGGCTGATGCCGACGGCAACTTCACGATAACCGGTCTGCCCAACGGCCGCTACCAGCTCACGATTTCGTTTCTGGGCTACCAGACGCTGCAGCGGCAGCTGACGCTGAGCGGGCAGCCGCTGGCGCTCGGCAATCTGGCGCTGGCCACCGGGGGCGTGGCCCTGAAGGGCGTGGAAGTGGTGGGCAAAGCGGCAGCCGCCATTCAGAAAGGCGACACCGCCCAGTTCAACGCCGGCTCGTTCAAGACCAACCCCGACGCCAGCGCCCAGGACCTCATCACCAAGATGCCCGGCGTGACCGTGGACCCGACCAGCGGCAAGGTGCAGGCGCAGGGTGAGCAGGTGCAGCGGGTGCTGGTGGATGGCAAGGAGTTTTTCGGCAACGACCCCGACGCCGTGCTCAAGAACATTCCGGCCGAGGTCATCGACAAGATTCA from Hymenobacter canadensis harbors:
- a CDS encoding YDG/SRA domain-containing protein, with amino-acid sequence MAQHPTPVRLGNVPEISAGHEFLNRVEVKAAGLHRDLYKGISRLKGHPAEAIVLSGGYEDDLDLGSAILYTGEGGNQDGRQVADQQLTGGNLALSLSFAQQTPVRVIRKVQEGSLAFYQYAGLYYVTQFSQEVGRSGHRIWRFRLEQLPQPAAPATTQVQEPEAPYALPRRRQTLVQQLVRDTGVMHAIKQLYDFRCQVCSTRLPVPGGAYSEAAHIRPLGGTHHGPDKVSNLLCLCPNHHVTFDRGAWAIQDDFRLLGQPGQLTVAPSHHPHPEHLLYHRRRIYQPLPPASLFA
- a CDS encoding O-methyltransferase, coding for MNSEDFFRYADQHTTPEPPLLARLNRETHVQTLMPRMLSGHAQGRLLSMISHMVRPRRVLELGTFTGYAALCLAEGLAPDGALHTVEFNPELESRIRRYVAEAGLTERLHLHIGRAADVVPTLAETWDLVFIDADKINNDAYYELVLPQVRPGGFLLIDNVLWGGKVVDSYVVKPSDKDTHAVRAFNDKVQADERVENVFLPLRDGLLLVRKR